The proteins below come from a single Blattabacterium cuenoti genomic window:
- a CDS encoding lipoprotein signal peptidase yields MKRSFFIILPIIVLDQLLKIYVKTHFRLGDEFYIFSFFRINFIENPGIAYGFFINKSYGKIILSIIKVILIIIISIFHINNIRKNVTNYIIIPIDFILSGSISNFLDNALYGLLFNSGTVYNKKFHNWIFYSGISTIDFSFKKGYSHFMEGCIVDMFYFPLINFSFPKWIPIVSEFNFQFFQPIFNLSDIFIFIGIILLFFFRNKINQY; encoded by the coding sequence TTGAAAAGAAGTTTTTTTATAATTTTACCAATTATTGTATTGGATCAACTTCTTAAAATTTATGTAAAAACTCATTTTAGATTAGGGGATGAATTCTATATATTTTCATTTTTTAGAATAAATTTTATAGAAAATCCTGGAATAGCTTATGGTTTTTTTATTAATAAATCTTATGGAAAGATAATATTAAGCATTATTAAAGTAATTTTAATTATAATAATTTCAATTTTTCATATCAATAACATAAGAAAAAATGTTACTAATTATATAATTATTCCAATAGATTTTATTTTATCTGGTTCTATAAGTAATTTTTTGGATAACGCTTTATATGGTTTATTATTTAATAGCGGTACTGTTTATAATAAAAAATTTCATAATTGGATTTTTTATTCGGGGATATCCACTATAGATTTTTCCTTTAAAAAAGGATATTCTCATTTTATGGAAGGATGTATTGTTGATATGTTTTATTTTCCATTAATAAATTTTTCATTTCCAAAATGGATCCCTATTGTTAGTGAATTTAATTTTCAATTTTTTCAACCTATTTTTAATTTATCAGATATTTTTATATTTATTGGAATTATTCTTCTATTTTTTTTTAGAAATAAAATCAATCAATATTAA
- the ileS gene encoding isoleucine--tRNA ligase gives MLKKFTEYKELDLVKFFIEIDKYWNDYKIFQKIQEDFLKSCNDKNSSFYILYDGPPSLNGYPGIHHILSRTIKDIFCRYNFLKGKKVFRKSGWDAHGLPVELNVEKKLGINKNNIGKEISIREYNKICENFVYDSLKKWKIFTKKIGYWIDLNDYFITSNSKYIESTWWVIKELYKKNFLYEGYTVQPYSPSAGTPLSYHELNMPGAYKKVEQISPIVKFKSIKKSLSNIFKKISGDIYFLSWTTTPWTLPSNTALAIGLDINYILVKTFNYLNNKKENIIFSEKLIHKVLLSRNYYPVFNENDLKIDFSNKKFKKIPYLIICKFKGKKLINSKYEQLFAWFSPFKKIEKAFRIIESNFINTEYGTGIVHISPTFGIEDFIVAKKNDIPPILILKENNVLAPLVDLQGKFLDDFPYDLGGRYIKNDFDPNHNKKFDISVDQKIISILEKENKIFKSEKHIHFYPHCWRTEKPIIYYPLHSWFINSEKIKNKIIFLNRGIQWHSSESNTKNNNRFNSWLKNLKNWNLSRTRYWGTPLPIWKTKNGSETIVIGSLKELFIEIQKSIDYGYMQENFLKNKGFILDNMSDENYHKIDLHKHILDKIILVSSKGKKMIRENYLVDVWFDSGVMPYAQFHYPFENRSLIDENVFFPSDFISEGVDQTRGWFSTLHIISSAIFKSIAYKNVISTGLILDKNGHKMSKSKGNTIDPIYLIDNYGPDAIRWYIIYNSEPWENIKFDVDGIHNIIKKFFGTFYNIYSFFVQYANIDNFLYKEVDDKKFYTKLDFWILSKLNNVILKTDEYYKNYNSTKVARLITNFLLTQLSNWYIRLCRKRFWKEKYTNSKISAYQILYTCLITITKIVSPIIPFFSERIYLNLNSITKKEKFKSVHLSNFPICNRNLIDLNLEFTMSLVQKIVAMVFSIRKKNNIKIRQPLKRILIFSKKEEERKALIKMSSIVKKESNIKHIQFPNSYKNLELIKHIKPNYKFLGPKFGKETRKISDCIKNFTQEEIKKIEKNGELIIFLSKKKYVKILLEDVNITTEYIKNWDVSFSQNLTVALDLEITKSLREEGFIRDIIRNIQNLRKKLNYKITEKINIYINSDKEIKSILTKNIKIICTETLSKKVIFSNMENGIKIYIGSKQLFIYLK, from the coding sequence ATGCTAAAAAAATTTACTGAGTATAAAGAACTGGATTTAGTTAAATTTTTTATTGAGATAGATAAATATTGGAATGATTATAAAATATTTCAAAAAATTCAAGAAGATTTTTTAAAAAGTTGTAATGATAAAAATAGTTCTTTTTATATATTATATGATGGTCCGCCGTCATTAAATGGATATCCGGGAATTCATCATATATTATCTAGAACTATTAAGGATATTTTTTGCAGATATAATTTTTTAAAAGGAAAAAAAGTATTTAGAAAATCAGGATGGGATGCGCATGGATTACCAGTAGAATTAAATGTAGAAAAAAAACTAGGAATAAATAAAAACAATATAGGAAAAGAAATTAGTATACGTGAATATAATAAAATTTGTGAAAATTTTGTTTATGATTCATTAAAAAAATGGAAAATTTTTACAAAAAAAATAGGATATTGGATTGATTTAAATGATTATTTTATTACTTCTAATTCGAAATATATTGAAAGTACATGGTGGGTAATTAAAGAATTATATAAAAAAAATTTCCTTTATGAAGGATATACTGTTCAACCATATTCGCCTTCTGCTGGAACTCCATTAAGTTATCATGAATTAAATATGCCAGGAGCATATAAAAAAGTAGAACAAATCTCACCTATTGTTAAATTTAAATCAATAAAAAAATCTTTATCTAATATTTTTAAAAAAATATCAGGTGATATTTATTTTTTATCTTGGACTACAACTCCATGGACATTGCCATCTAATACTGCTTTAGCTATTGGATTAGATATAAATTATATTTTAGTAAAAACTTTTAATTATTTAAATAATAAAAAAGAAAATATTATTTTTTCTGAAAAATTGATTCATAAAGTTTTATTATCAAGGAATTATTATCCTGTTTTTAATGAAAATGATTTAAAAATAGATTTTTCTAATAAAAAATTCAAAAAAATTCCTTATCTGATAATTTGTAAATTTAAAGGTAAAAAATTAATTAATAGTAAATATGAACAATTATTTGCTTGGTTTTCTCCTTTTAAAAAGATAGAAAAAGCATTTAGAATTATCGAAAGTAATTTTATAAATACAGAATATGGTACTGGAATTGTTCATATATCACCGACTTTTGGAATAGAAGATTTTATAGTTGCTAAAAAAAATGATATTCCTCCAATATTAATTTTAAAAGAAAATAACGTTTTAGCTCCATTAGTAGATTTACAAGGAAAATTTTTAGACGATTTTCCTTATGATTTAGGGGGTAGATATATAAAAAATGATTTTGATCCTAATCATAATAAAAAATTTGATATTTCAGTAGATCAAAAAATAATTTCAATTTTAGAAAAAGAAAATAAAATATTTAAATCAGAAAAGCATATCCATTTTTATCCTCATTGTTGGAGAACAGAAAAACCAATAATCTATTATCCATTACATTCATGGTTTATCAACAGTGAAAAAATTAAGAATAAAATTATTTTTTTGAATCGTGGAATTCAATGGCATTCTTCTGAATCTAATACTAAAAATAATAATAGATTTAATTCCTGGTTAAAAAATTTAAAAAATTGGAATCTATCAAGAACTAGATATTGGGGAACACCTTTACCTATTTGGAAAACTAAAAATGGAAGTGAAACAATAGTTATAGGATCTTTAAAAGAATTATTTATAGAAATTCAAAAATCTATTGATTATGGATATATGCAAGAAAATTTTCTCAAAAATAAAGGATTTATATTAGATAATATGAGTGATGAAAATTATCATAAAATAGACTTACACAAACATATTTTAGATAAAATTATATTAGTTTCTTCCAAAGGAAAGAAAATGATAAGAGAGAATTATTTAGTTGATGTATGGTTTGATTCTGGAGTCATGCCATATGCTCAATTTCATTATCCTTTTGAAAATAGAAGTTTAATTGATGAAAATGTATTTTTTCCATCTGATTTTATTTCAGAAGGTGTAGATCAAACGAGAGGATGGTTTTCTACTTTACATATTATAAGTAGTGCTATTTTTAAATCTATTGCATATAAAAATGTAATATCTACTGGACTTATTTTGGATAAAAATGGACATAAAATGTCTAAAAGTAAAGGAAATACTATAGATCCTATTTATTTAATTGATAATTATGGTCCTGACGCTATACGTTGGTATATTATATATAATTCTGAACCTTGGGAAAATATAAAATTTGATGTAGATGGAATTCATAATATTATAAAAAAATTTTTTGGAACATTTTATAATATTTATTCTTTTTTTGTTCAATATGCTAATATTGATAATTTTTTATATAAAGAAGTAGATGATAAAAAATTTTATACAAAATTAGATTTTTGGATTCTTTCAAAGTTAAATAATGTTATTTTAAAAACTGATGAATATTATAAAAATTACAATTCAACTAAAGTTGCTAGACTTATTACAAATTTTTTATTAACTCAATTAAGTAATTGGTATATTAGACTTTGTAGAAAAAGATTCTGGAAAGAAAAATATACTAATAGTAAAATTTCTGCCTACCAAATACTTTATACTTGTTTAATTACCATCACAAAAATAGTATCTCCAATTATTCCATTTTTTTCAGAAAGAATTTATTTAAATCTAAATTCTATAACTAAAAAAGAAAAATTTAAAAGTGTTCATTTGAGTAATTTTCCTATTTGTAATAGAAATTTAATTGATCTAAATCTTGAATTTACCATGTCTTTAGTGCAAAAAATTGTTGCTATGGTATTTTCTATTAGAAAAAAAAATAATATTAAAATCCGTCAGCCCTTAAAAAGGATACTTATTTTTTCTAAAAAAGAAGAAGAAAGAAAGGCTTTAATTAAAATGTCTAGTATAGTTAAAAAAGAGTCTAACATAAAACATATTCAATTTCCTAATTCTTATAAAAATTTAGAATTAATCAAGCATATTAAACCTAATTATAAATTTTTAGGACCAAAATTTGGAAAAGAAACTAGAAAAATTTCTGATTGTATTAAAAATTTTACACAAGAAGAAATAAAAAAAATTGAAAAAAATGGAGAATTAATTATTTTTTTATCTAAAAAAAAATATGTAAAAATTTTATTAGAAGATGTAAATATTACTACAGAATATATCAAAAATTGGGATGTTTCATTTAGTCAAAATTTAACAGTAGCTCTAGATTTAGAGATAACAAAATCTTTAAGAGAAGAAGGATTTATAAGAGATATAATTAGAAATATACAAAATTTAAGAAAAAAATTAAATTATAAAATAACAGAAAAAATAAATATTTATATTAATTCTGATAAAGAAATAAAATCTATTTTAACTAAAAATATAAAAATTATTTGTACAGAAACTTTATCTAAAAAAGTTATATTTTCTAATATGGAAAATGGAATAAAAATTTATATTGGAAGTAAACAATTGTTTATATATTTAAAATAG
- the mutS gene encoding DNA mismatch repair protein MutS: MNLKELNNKKEETPLIKQYNNIKKKYPNSILLFQVGDFYETFGKDAIMCSKILNIVLTRRSKKITHLAGFPCHSLNNYLSKLIKSGVRIAICNQLEEPIKGKNIVKRGVVELITPGVILNENILKNKKNNFLASIHIDKKKFGLSLLDISTGDFFIIEDKENYLLQYINHFQPNEIIFQKSKKDYFNNLLKNNKYPIFLIEDWIFNFQNSYEKLIFHFKTNSLKGFGIEHMKLGIVSSGVILFYVTNNQYYKIDHISNIRIINRKKFMWIDDYTFNNLEIFQSINKNGTSLIKVLDNTITSMGGRLLKNWLLFPLIDIDIINKRIQIVKELYLNNSLRNFIEKKLKGIYDLERIISRMVVGKTNPKETLILNKSIFHIEEIKKKIIIQKKKSIQIIGEYLECFNCIHVYKEIKKTIIEDALPYQMDKEIGKTIKEGVSQILDKTRKLYLNQKEFLEKIIDKEKTKTKIKNIKINFNNAFGYSFEIKKKDKKNVPNYWIQKQILANIIRYTTQDLKNYELNILNIEKKIVFLEKELFNKLIKNILKDLKNLQNISKIIAELDVLCSFSSNALKNNYSEPKINDSYNLLIKNGRHPVIEKNFLDKNSYIPNNIFLDKKTQQIIIITGPNMSGKSAVLRQTAIIVLMSQIGSYIPAEYAEIGIIDKIFSRIGATDNISIGESTFMVEMNETANILNNFTKRSLIILDEIGRGTSTNEGVALAKSIIEFLHEDKLMPFTLFATHYHELNQIYLNFYRVKNYHISVKKINNNIIFIRKLLPGTSKSSMGIHVAKISGIPIKIINRANNILKNIENDKKNYLNEIIKEIKNIKLLSYNKKLIIIEKIKNLLKNYNY; this comes from the coding sequence ATGAATTTAAAAGAATTAAATAATAAAAAAGAAGAAACCCCATTAATTAAACAATATAATAATATAAAAAAAAAATATCCTAATTCTATTTTATTATTCCAAGTTGGTGATTTTTATGAAACTTTTGGGAAAGATGCCATTATGTGCTCTAAAATACTAAATATTGTTTTAACAAGAAGATCAAAAAAAATTACTCATTTAGCTGGATTTCCTTGCCATTCGTTAAATAATTATCTTTCAAAACTAATTAAATCAGGAGTAAGAATAGCTATTTGTAATCAATTAGAAGAACCAATCAAAGGTAAAAACATTGTAAAAAGAGGTGTAGTAGAACTAATTACTCCGGGAGTAATATTAAATGAAAATATTCTTAAGAATAAAAAAAATAATTTTTTAGCATCTATTCACATAGATAAAAAAAAATTTGGGTTAAGTTTATTAGATATTTCCACAGGAGATTTTTTTATTATAGAAGATAAAGAAAATTATTTATTACAATATATTAATCATTTTCAACCTAATGAAATAATTTTTCAAAAAAGTAAAAAAGATTATTTTAATAATTTATTAAAAAATAATAAATATCCAATCTTCTTAATAGAAGATTGGATATTTAATTTCCAAAATTCTTATGAAAAATTAATTTTTCATTTTAAAACAAATTCTTTAAAAGGATTTGGAATTGAACATATGAAATTAGGAATAGTATCTTCCGGAGTTATATTGTTTTATGTAACTAATAATCAATATTATAAAATTGATCATATTTCAAATATACGTATAATAAATAGAAAAAAGTTCATGTGGATTGATGATTATACATTTAATAATTTAGAAATATTTCAATCTATAAATAAAAATGGAACATCTTTAATAAAAGTATTAGATAACACTATTACTTCTATGGGAGGAAGATTATTAAAAAATTGGTTATTATTTCCGTTAATTGATATCGATATTATAAATAAAAGAATTCAAATAGTTAAAGAACTATATCTTAATAATTCTTTAAGAAATTTTATAGAAAAAAAACTAAAAGGAATTTATGATCTAGAAAGAATTATATCAAGAATGGTAGTAGGAAAAACTAATCCAAAAGAAACATTAATCTTAAATAAATCTATTTTTCATATAGAAGAAATAAAAAAAAAAATAATTATTCAAAAAAAAAAATCAATTCAAATTATAGGAGAATATTTAGAATGTTTTAATTGTATTCATGTTTATAAAGAAATAAAAAAAACTATAATAGAAGATGCATTACCATATCAAATGGATAAAGAAATTGGAAAAACAATAAAAGAAGGTGTTTCTCAAATACTGGATAAAACTAGAAAATTATATTTAAATCAAAAAGAATTTTTAGAAAAAATTATTGATAAAGAAAAAACAAAAACAAAAATAAAAAATATTAAAATAAATTTTAATAATGCATTTGGATATTCTTTTGAAATAAAAAAAAAAGATAAAAAAAATGTTCCAAATTATTGGATACAAAAACAAATATTAGCAAATATAATAAGATATACCACTCAAGATCTAAAAAATTATGAATTAAATATTCTAAATATAGAAAAAAAAATAGTTTTTCTAGAAAAAGAATTATTCAATAAATTAATCAAGAATATCCTAAAAGATTTAAAAAATCTACAAAATATTTCAAAAATAATAGCCGAACTAGATGTATTATGTTCATTTTCATCTAATGCATTAAAAAATAATTATTCAGAACCAAAAATTAATGATTCTTATAATTTATTGATTAAAAATGGTAGACATCCAGTAATAGAAAAAAATTTTCTAGATAAAAATTCATATATTCCAAATAATATTTTTCTTGATAAAAAAACACAACAAATTATTATTATAACAGGACCTAATATGTCAGGAAAATCTGCAGTCTTACGTCAAACTGCTATTATTGTACTAATGTCACAAATTGGTAGCTATATTCCTGCTGAATATGCAGAAATAGGAATAATAGATAAAATATTTAGCAGAATCGGAGCAACTGATAATATTTCAATTGGGGAATCAACTTTTATGGTAGAAATGAATGAAACTGCCAATATATTAAATAACTTTACAAAAAGAAGTTTAATTATTTTAGATGAAATAGGAAGAGGAACTAGTACTAATGAGGGAGTAGCGTTAGCTAAATCAATTATAGAATTTCTACACGAAGATAAACTAATGCCATTTACTTTATTTGCTACTCATTATCATGAATTAAATCAAATTTATTTAAATTTTTATAGAGTTAAAAATTATCATATATCTGTAAAAAAAATTAATAACAATATTATTTTTATAAGAAAATTATTACCTGGAACTAGTAAATCCAGTATGGGAATTCATGTAGCAAAAATATCAGGAATTCCTATAAAAATTATTAATAGAGCAAATAATATTTTAAAAAATATAGAAAATGATAAAAAAAATTATTTAAACGAGATAATAAAAGAAATAAAAAATATAAAATTATTATCATATAATAAAAAATTAATTATTATTGAAAAAATAAAAAATTTATTAAAAAATTATAATTATTGA
- the guaB gene encoding IMP dehydrogenase, giving the protein MSLNDKIIKEALTFDDVLLIPSYSSVLPSEVSLKTSLTNDIILNIPIMSAAMDTVTESSLAISLARAGGIGIIHKNMNIKNQTKEVYKVKRCESGIIDNPITLSRNSTLKKAQFLMKKYSISGLPVIEKNRYLVGIITRRDIKYRIDLDSLVEEVMTKDNLIKSTKNITIENAKNILLKERIEKLPIVDDSNKLEGLITIKDIDNIIKYPNACKDSKGCLRVGAAVGIDNKTLDRVESLMKVKVDIITIDSAHGHSSRIINIIKLIRHSFPRIPLLVGNVVTKKGAKDLIDAGSSILKVGIGSGSICTTRVIAGVGMPQITAINDVYEYSKTRNVNVVSDGGIRYSGDVVKALAFGASSVMIGSLFAGADEAPGEEVISHGRKFKTYVGMGSLIAMNRGSKDRYFQLNDKLVPEGIEAIVPYKGKMKDIIYQICGGLRSGMGYCGVSNITDLMNKAKFVKITNSGIKENHPHSVNIIKEAPNYFIK; this is encoded by the coding sequence ATGTCTTTAAACGACAAAATTATAAAAGAAGCATTAACTTTTGATGATGTTTTACTTATTCCATCATATTCTTCAGTATTACCTTCAGAAGTTTCTTTAAAAACATCTTTAACTAATGATATTATCTTAAATATTCCAATAATGAGTGCAGCAATGGATACTGTAACTGAATCTTCTTTGGCTATTTCTCTTGCCAGAGCTGGTGGTATAGGAATTATTCATAAAAATATGAATATAAAAAATCAAACAAAAGAAGTATATAAAGTAAAAAGATGTGAAAGTGGAATAATAGATAATCCTATTACTCTTTCTAGAAATTCTACATTAAAAAAAGCTCAATTTTTAATGAAAAAATATAGTATATCCGGATTACCGGTTATAGAAAAAAATAGATATTTAGTAGGTATAATTACTAGAAGAGATATTAAATATAGAATTGATTTAGATTCTTTAGTAGAAGAAGTAATGACAAAAGATAATTTAATAAAATCAACAAAAAATATAACAATAGAGAATGCAAAAAATATTTTATTAAAGGAAAGAATAGAAAAATTACCAATTGTAGATGATTCTAATAAATTAGAGGGATTAATAACAATTAAAGATATTGATAATATTATTAAATATCCTAATGCTTGTAAAGATTCTAAAGGATGTCTTAGAGTAGGTGCAGCAGTAGGAATAGATAATAAAACTTTAGATAGGGTGGAGTCATTAATGAAAGTAAAAGTAGATATTATAACTATTGATTCTGCTCATGGTCATTCTTCTAGAATTATTAATATTATAAAATTAATTCGTCATTCTTTTCCAAGAATTCCGTTATTAGTAGGAAATGTGGTTACCAAAAAAGGTGCTAAAGATTTAATAGATGCTGGTTCATCTATTTTAAAAGTTGGAATTGGATCTGGATCAATATGCACTACTAGAGTTATAGCTGGGGTAGGAATGCCTCAAATTACTGCTATAAATGATGTTTATGAATATTCTAAAACAAGAAATGTTAATGTAGTTTCTGATGGAGGAATTAGATATTCAGGAGATGTAGTAAAAGCTTTAGCATTTGGAGCAAGTTCAGTAATGATAGGGAGTTTATTTGCAGGTGCAGATGAAGCTCCTGGAGAAGAAGTAATATCTCATGGTAGAAAATTTAAAACTTATGTAGGTATGGGTTCATTAATAGCTATGAATAGAGGAAGTAAAGATAGATATTTTCAACTAAATGATAAATTAGTTCCAGAAGGAATAGAAGCAATAGTTCCTTATAAGGGAAAAATGAAAGATATTATTTATCAAATTTGCGGTGGATTACGTTCAGGTATGGGATATTGTGGTGTTTCTAATATTACAGATCTAATGAATAAAGCAAAATTTGTAAAAATAACTAATTCAGGAATAAAAGAAAATCATCCACATAGTGTAAATATAATTAAGGAAGCACCTAATTATTTTATAAAATAA
- the rplS gene encoding 50S ribosomal protein L19, translated as MTQNIIKYVEKKFIVKNKFPKFHSGYTITVFFEIIEGEKKRIQSFRGIVIKKQGIGLTKTFTIRKISLGIGIERIFMLNQPNIKKIEINKTGKVRRSRIYYLRFLKGKKAKIKS; from the coding sequence ATGACGCAAAATATAATCAAATATGTAGAAAAAAAATTTATTGTAAAAAATAAATTTCCAAAATTTCATTCAGGATACACAATAACAGTATTTTTTGAAATTATAGAAGGAGAAAAAAAAAGAATTCAATCTTTTAGAGGAATTGTAATAAAAAAACAAGGGATTGGTTTAACAAAGACATTTACCATACGAAAAATAAGTTTAGGAATTGGTATAGAACGGATATTTATGTTAAATCAGCCTAATATAAAAAAAATAGAAATTAATAAAACTGGAAAAGTGAGAAGATCTAGAATATATTATTTAAGATTTTTAAAAGGAAAAAAAGCTAAAATTAAAAGTTAA
- the glmM gene encoding phosphoglucosamine mutase — protein sequence MTIIKSLSGIRGTIGGKIDNSFSPMEIINFSSGYFYWIKKKNKKKNYLLVIGRDGRLTSKLFQKLVIITIRSLGGNIMSIGLSTTPTVGISIINEKADGGIMITASHNPKNWNGIKLFNSMGEFLSENEFIELSKIVDKKNFRFATYKKLGHFYQKKNYIQNHIDKILSLPIINKNFIKKCNLKIVVDGINSTGGIAVPILLKSLGINVVKMNCNPNGDFAHDPEPIKKNLKLICKKVPELKADLGISVDPDVDRVVFVCENGEFFGEEYTLISIADFILKNESGPVVTTLSSSHVLKKICIKKGISFFTTSVGEVNVVKKMKSVNAIIGGEGNGGIIYPKIRYGRDALVAIALFLTNLSSMKNISLSKLKKKYPIFFMSKKRIQLSPNYNYSEILKKIKSKYKNQKMDFRDGIKIHLLNDEWIHIRNSNTENIIRIYTESPLSKKRANDLVKEVLNEIKNKKY from the coding sequence TTGACAATTATAAAATCTTTATCTGGGATTAGAGGAACTATAGGTGGAAAAATTGATAATAGTTTTTCTCCTATGGAAATAATAAATTTTTCTTCTGGATATTTTTATTGGATAAAAAAGAAAAATAAAAAAAAAAATTATTTATTAGTAATAGGAAGAGATGGTCGTTTAACATCAAAATTATTTCAAAAATTAGTAATAATAACCATTCGAAGTTTAGGTGGGAACATCATGAGCATTGGATTATCCACAACTCCAACCGTAGGTATATCTATAATTAATGAAAAAGCAGATGGAGGTATTATGATAACTGCCAGTCATAATCCAAAGAATTGGAATGGAATAAAATTATTTAATTCTATGGGAGAATTTTTATCTGAAAATGAATTTATAGAATTATCTAAAATTGTAGATAAAAAAAATTTTCGTTTTGCAACTTACAAAAAGTTAGGACATTTTTATCAAAAAAAAAATTATATTCAAAATCATATAGATAAAATATTATCTTTACCGATCATTAATAAAAATTTTATAAAAAAATGTAATTTAAAAATAGTAGTTGATGGAATAAATTCTACTGGTGGTATAGCAGTTCCTATTTTATTAAAAAGTTTAGGAATTAATGTTGTTAAGATGAATTGCAATCCTAATGGTGATTTTGCACATGATCCAGAACCAATAAAAAAAAATTTAAAATTAATTTGTAAAAAAGTTCCAGAATTAAAAGCTGATTTAGGTATATCTGTAGATCCAGATGTAGATAGAGTAGTATTCGTTTGTGAAAACGGAGAATTTTTTGGAGAAGAATATACCTTAATATCTATTGCAGATTTTATATTAAAAAACGAATCTGGTCCAGTAGTTACTACATTATCTTCTTCCCATGTTTTGAAAAAAATTTGTATAAAAAAAGGGATTTCATTTTTTACTACTTCAGTAGGAGAAGTAAATGTTGTAAAAAAAATGAAAAGTGTAAATGCAATTATTGGAGGTGAAGGAAATGGTGGAATAATTTATCCAAAAATCCGTTATGGAAGAGATGCATTAGTTGCAATTGCTTTATTCTTAACTAATTTATCTAGTATGAAAAATATTTCTTTATCTAAATTAAAAAAAAAATATCCTATTTTTTTTATGTCTAAAAAAAGAATTCAATTATCACCGAATTATAATTATTCAGAAATTTTAAAAAAAATAAAGAGTAAATATAAAAATCAAAAAATGGATTTTAGAGATGGAATAAAAATTCATTTATTAAATGATGAATGGATACATATAAGAAATTCTAATACTGAAAATATTATAAGAATATATACGGAAAGTCCTTTGTCAAAAAAGAGAGCTAATGATTTAGTTAAAGAAGTTCTAAATGAAATAAAAAATAAAAAATATTAA